Proteins found in one Paenibacillus dendritiformis genomic segment:
- a CDS encoding alkaline phosphatase family protein, giving the protein MPRRQGIRPVIADSPVSACHWLVAYFMYRWGDTFLRLKMRLFIVLLCILAVAPGCQKPDPKAKEDRIQLQSIQGTGSKKVIYLMIDSLMAQAIDRGIERNELPALQFLIKYGQYYKNMVSSFPTMSVTIDSSLLTGTYPDEHRIPGLTWYSASEKKVINYGTGPMEVLKHGVNPVLTDLLQHLNGSHLNPKVPTIYEDLARRGQTAGSINGLVFRGTKKHTLSIPAWVQRPASLPRQIEVSGPDLLALGAFSNPFEGKTDLRDGITRRIGLNNAYSVEAARYLISNNQLPDFLFVYLPDLDQKLHKNGPGERRGVQQVDRQLRSLLEEFGSMEDALRQAVFIIAGDSGMTSILPARDNPVIELPSILTNYRVLRPGEPVSDETDLILAVNETMAYIYTNGKDKPLRKVAEALSSDPRIDLIAWKDTGWVHAVPGNKRQEIRYRADGPLLDAYGQTWMIEGDAKVMDLQVDSSAKTVSYGQYPDGLRRLSAALHSHAGEFLVVTAKPGYELADRSSPTHKGGGGHGSMRSEESLVPLIICGTDRKPEHLRIIDLKPFLLELLTRR; this is encoded by the coding sequence ATGCCAAGACGGCAGGGAATTCGTCCGGTCATCGCGGATTCGCCGGTCTCCGCCTGCCATTGGCTCGTAGCCTACTTCATGTATAGGTGGGGTGACACGTTCTTGCGGCTCAAAATGAGGTTGTTCATTGTATTGCTCTGCATCTTGGCAGTCGCTCCCGGTTGCCAGAAGCCGGACCCGAAAGCGAAGGAAGACCGAATACAACTGCAGTCCATTCAAGGCACCGGTTCCAAGAAGGTTATCTATCTGATGATTGATTCCTTGATGGCGCAAGCCATCGATAGGGGCATCGAACGGAATGAGCTGCCTGCGCTTCAATTTCTGATCAAGTACGGACAATATTATAAGAATATGGTCTCTTCTTTTCCGACGATGTCGGTTACGATTGACAGTTCTCTGCTGACGGGCACGTATCCTGACGAACATCGAATCCCGGGGCTGACCTGGTATTCCGCGTCCGAGAAGAAAGTCATTAATTACGGGACGGGTCCGATGGAGGTGTTGAAGCACGGCGTTAACCCGGTATTGACCGATCTCTTGCAGCATCTGAACGGCTCGCATCTGAATCCCAAAGTTCCGACCATCTATGAGGACCTGGCCCGGCGCGGGCAGACAGCTGGCTCCATTAACGGGTTGGTCTTCCGAGGGACGAAGAAGCATACCTTATCGATTCCCGCCTGGGTTCAGCGTCCTGCCTCCTTGCCGCGGCAGATAGAGGTCTCAGGCCCCGATCTGCTGGCGCTTGGCGCATTTTCCAACCCATTCGAGGGGAAGACCGATCTTCGTGACGGCATCACCCGTCGTATAGGATTGAATAATGCCTATTCCGTGGAAGCGGCGAGATATTTGATAAGCAACAACCAACTGCCGGATTTCTTATTTGTCTATTTGCCGGATCTGGATCAGAAGCTGCACAAGAATGGACCCGGGGAACGAAGGGGCGTCCAACAAGTGGATCGGCAGCTTCGTTCGTTGCTCGAAGAATTCGGCTCGATGGAAGATGCTTTGCGGCAGGCGGTATTTATTATTGCCGGGGATAGCGGCATGACGTCCATTTTGCCGGCCCGGGACAATCCGGTCATCGAGCTGCCTTCTATCCTGACCAACTATCGCGTGCTGCGGCCAGGCGAGCCGGTGTCCGATGAGACCGACTTGATTCTCGCGGTCAATGAGACGATGGCCTATATTTACACGAACGGCAAAGATAAGCCGCTGCGAAAGGTAGCCGAAGCGCTGTCTTCTGATCCGCGCATCGACCTGATCGCGTGGAAGGATACCGGCTGGGTACATGCGGTTCCAGGGAATAAGAGACAGGAGATCCGGTACCGTGCGGACGGGCCGCTGCTCGATGCCTATGGGCAGACATGGATGATCGAAGGCGATGCGAAGGTGATGGATCTTCAGGTTGATTCATCTGCGAAGACGGTTAGCTATGGCCAATATCCTGACGGACTGCGGCGATTATCGGCAGCTCTGCATTCCCATGCGGGCGAGTTCCTCGTCGTAACCGCGAAGCCGGGCTATGAGCTGGCGGACAGAAGTTCCCCGACGCATAAAGGCGGCGGGGGACATGGGTCGATGCGAAGCGAGGAGTCGCTCGTGCCGCTGATTATTTGCGGGACCGATCGGAAGCCGGAGCATTTGCGCATCATTGACTTGAAGCCGTTTCTGCTCGAATTGCTCACGCGCAGGTAA
- a CDS encoding serine hydrolase, with protein MKQGKTAARVLTLALAAIMAFGPSAAAKGSDNIGTKAQAARFGPGDLKEVEAFADEFFASDSFRSSGAPGAVVAIVTDNQVLLDKGYGMANAEKRIPMTADTVVRIASISKSVTATAVMQLADQGRIGLDDNIEAYLGEGLRLNNPFKEPVTIKHLLTHTTGFDYTDMDAKDTHTDFGKYTSMEQYLRERMPSVVRKPGDMFKYDNFANLLQGYIVEQVSGMPFEHYMENKIFKPLGMTHSGFVMDADTRSAMAVGYGSSGAAIAPYAYTPTIAPHGSMHSTSSDMTRFMMAHLNSGELDGNRILSGSAVAEMHRFHYAIHPKKPNMTYGFEAALHPLHNGRHVIEKAGDTDGFSSWMWLLPEEKVGIFIAYNMKNAHLRVEFMQAFMNRFFPEESAKPVFLKPSRTELERFSGLYRDARKGMNLTRVAASGDGKLIVEDSVGGKVELRQIDPLLFIDDYGLTMAFKEREDGSIGYMMYLNPYSMAVKTPDQPPSTDTAATAAQPYRDAMEQLQKLGVLKEQEDHPLGAEEAVTRGEFARLLTGMLDLPVSKSAAAFTDTADSPYLQHINTLAERGIIKGAAGGAFEPDRMISRQEAAAILWRTLVQVAPAKPSEAALAGTADSWALEAVQSIAARRLFGPDTAPGADGTIDVRATDPLLRQEAAYMLYHAFQGLYREGGLF; from the coding sequence ATGAAACAAGGAAAGACAGCCGCCCGCGTTCTAACGCTGGCGCTGGCCGCCATCATGGCGTTCGGTCCGTCCGCTGCGGCAAAGGGATCTGATAATATCGGAACGAAGGCGCAAGCCGCGCGCTTCGGCCCCGGCGATCTGAAGGAAGTGGAGGCATTTGCAGATGAGTTTTTTGCAAGCGATTCTTTCCGCTCGTCCGGAGCTCCCGGCGCAGTGGTTGCCATTGTGACGGACAATCAGGTTCTTCTCGATAAAGGGTATGGCATGGCGAACGCGGAGAAACGGATACCGATGACGGCGGATACGGTCGTCCGGATTGCCTCCATCAGCAAATCGGTTACCGCGACAGCCGTCATGCAGCTCGCCGATCAAGGCCGGATCGGGCTGGATGACAACATCGAAGCTTACTTGGGCGAAGGCTTGAGGTTGAATAATCCGTTCAAGGAACCGGTAACGATCAAGCATTTGCTGACCCATACGACCGGCTTCGATTATACGGATATGGATGCGAAGGATACCCATACCGATTTCGGCAAATACACATCGATGGAGCAATATCTTCGGGAGCGCATGCCGTCCGTTGTTCGGAAGCCGGGCGATATGTTCAAATACGACAACTTTGCCAATCTGCTCCAAGGCTATATTGTCGAACAGGTCTCGGGGATGCCGTTCGAGCACTATATGGAGAACAAGATATTCAAGCCATTGGGCATGACGCATTCCGGCTTCGTTATGGATGCAGACACCAGATCCGCCATGGCTGTCGGCTATGGCTCTTCCGGGGCGGCAATTGCCCCATATGCCTATACGCCAACCATCGCACCGCACGGAAGCATGCATTCGACCTCAAGTGACATGACCAGGTTCATGATGGCTCATCTGAACAGCGGCGAGCTCGATGGCAATCGGATCCTATCCGGATCAGCCGTGGCAGAGATGCACCGCTTCCACTATGCCATCCACCCGAAGAAGCCCAATATGACCTATGGGTTCGAAGCGGCGCTGCATCCGCTGCATAACGGCCGGCACGTGATCGAGAAAGCAGGAGACACGGACGGATTCTCTTCGTGGATGTGGCTGCTGCCGGAAGAGAAAGTCGGCATCTTCATCGCCTATAATATGAAAAACGCTCATTTGCGGGTGGAGTTCATGCAGGCATTCATGAACCGGTTCTTCCCGGAAGAGTCTGCCAAGCCGGTCTTTCTCAAGCCGAGCCGGACGGAGCTGGAGCGGTTCTCCGGCCTCTATCGCGACGCTCGCAAAGGAATGAACTTGACCCGCGTTGCCGCATCCGGCGATGGCAAGCTGATCGTCGAGGACAGCGTTGGCGGCAAAGTTGAATTGCGACAGATCGACCCGCTGCTGTTCATCGATGACTATGGGTTAACGATGGCATTCAAGGAGAGGGAGGACGGATCCATCGGATATATGATGTATCTGAATCCGTACAGCATGGCGGTGAAGACTCCGGATCAGCCCCCAAGCACCGACACCGCCGCGACGGCCGCTCAGCCGTACCGCGATGCGATGGAACAGCTGCAGAAGCTGGGTGTGCTGAAGGAGCAAGAGGATCATCCGCTCGGCGCCGAGGAAGCCGTGACCCGGGGCGAATTCGCCCGCCTGCTGACCGGCATGCTCGATCTGCCGGTGTCCAAGAGCGCGGCCGCATTCACGGATACCGCAGACAGCCCGTACCTGCAGCATATCAATACATTGGCAGAGCGCGGAATCATCAAGGGCGCGGCCGGCGGCGCATTCGAGCCGGATCGCATGATCAGCCGTCAGGAGGCGGCAGCCATCCTGTGGCGGACGCTCGTCCAGGTCGCACCAGCGAAGCCTTCCGAAGCGGCGCTTGCCGGGACGGCCGATTCCTGGGCTCTGGAAGCGGTGCAGAGCATCGCGGCCCGCCGGCTGTTCGGCCCGGATACAGCGCCGGGCGCTGACGGCACCATCGATGTCCGGGCCACGGATCCCCTGCTGCGCCAGGAAGCGGCATATATGCTGTACCACGCCTTCCAGGGGTTATATCGCGAAGGCGGGTTGTTCTAG
- a CDS encoding GNAT family N-acetyltransferase, with protein MDQRISAYIQDNFMEKVSFVARESEGMSVQSTEQYMLVDCGMPADTFNIGVLRADDADSEGAVRQMTDYFAARAFPMSLWCWEPLGPSARQAIEHAGLSLAEVNEGMYAYAEDLSPEAQMPEGFAVKQVRTPGEVRQFGAVLSSLFGDGSEAKHVSLYYERLAESPLWTRPEMALYIGVLSDGTPVSVGSTIRCRDSVGNYDIATLDEYRKRGFGSAMFHHIVSDILTWHDGLIVLQASEAGAGLYKRAGFRPACAICVFENGLGIE; from the coding sequence ATGGATCAACGGATTTCCGCTTATATTCAAGATAATTTTATGGAGAAAGTCTCGTTCGTCGCTCGGGAGAGCGAAGGCATGTCCGTCCAGTCCACGGAACAATATATGCTGGTCGATTGCGGCATGCCCGCGGATACGTTCAATATTGGTGTCCTGCGGGCAGATGACGCCGACTCAGAGGGTGCTGTGCGGCAGATGACGGATTATTTTGCGGCGCGTGCATTCCCGATGTCGCTATGGTGCTGGGAGCCGCTGGGCCCAAGCGCCCGGCAGGCGATTGAACATGCCGGGCTAAGTCTAGCGGAGGTCAATGAGGGCATGTATGCGTACGCGGAGGATTTGTCGCCGGAAGCGCAGATGCCGGAGGGCTTTGCCGTGAAGCAGGTTCGGACTCCGGGGGAAGTGCGGCAATTTGGAGCGGTCCTGTCGTCTTTGTTCGGGGACGGCAGCGAAGCCAAGCATGTCAGCCTGTACTATGAGCGGCTTGCCGAATCGCCGCTATGGACCCGGCCTGAGATGGCATTGTATATCGGAGTGCTGAGCGATGGCACGCCTGTCAGCGTTGGCTCGACCATACGCTGCCGGGACAGCGTCGGCAACTACGATATCGCGACCTTGGACGAATACCGGAAGCGAGGCTTCGGCTCTGCCATGTTCCATCATATTGTGTCTGACATCTTGACCTGGCATGACGGACTTATTGTCCTGCAGGCTTCCGAAGCGGGGGCAGGCCTGTACAAGCGGGCAGGCTTCCGCCCGGCATGCGCCATTTGCGTCTTTGAGAACGGGCTTGGAATCGAGTAG
- a CDS encoding serine hydrolase domain-containing protein, with protein MKKRLSWVLAVALALSMIAPSAAMASPSGSSSVAAASQGLEKIAAEKAALLTESYGTISVQYALIDNGKITVSGQTGMNDMEGKMPLTKDTMYGIGSTSKVFTAAAVMKLADDGKIDLDAPLVRYITDFKMKDERYKQITPRMLLNHSSGLQGSSLGSSFLFEDNDTYAHDTLLKQLSSQSLKADPGAFSVYCNDGFTLAEILVERVSGMDFTAFIHKYFTEPLQMTHTKTSQDELEASKMAGLYSPVYQGQLPNETVNVIGTGGIYSTAEDLARFSQLFTGQADGILSDKAVQAMAQEEYKNGLWPGDADNVFNYGLGWDSVKLFPFNEYGMKGLAKGGDTILYHASLVVLPEQKMAAAVLSSGGSSMTNELLANELLLQALKEKGAIKDIKPEKSFGKPVKAEMPAEVAKHAGYYGTLGQHIQIEIKKDGELFLPFTFMLDNSKEKYVYTADGSFVNENGTSKVSFVTEKNGRTYLWLSEYVMMPGLGQLAISHYAAEKLEDNELPKETANAWAKREGITFYPVNEKYTSLMYLTMQPTVQITRTDELPGYLGDKKITGPNTAASQLQIPGMAGRDMAEARFFTQDGVEYMEGTGRLYVSGAKVKPLYAGKESKLTLQANGHAKWFTVPKAAAGKTMTVALPKKGAFAVYDEQGLCVNFTVVSGNNEVTLPENGTIVFAGAPGSEFGISLK; from the coding sequence ATGAAGAAAAGGCTCTCTTGGGTGCTGGCCGTAGCGCTTGCGCTGTCAATGATCGCGCCGTCAGCGGCGATGGCATCCCCGTCCGGCAGCAGTTCTGTCGCGGCTGCCAGTCAGGGCTTGGAGAAGATTGCGGCCGAGAAGGCGGCGCTGCTCACCGAATCGTATGGGACGATCAGCGTCCAATATGCGCTGATTGACAACGGCAAGATTACGGTGTCCGGACAGACCGGCATGAACGATATGGAAGGGAAGATGCCGTTGACCAAGGATACGATGTATGGCATCGGATCGACGAGCAAAGTGTTCACGGCCGCTGCCGTCATGAAGCTGGCCGACGACGGGAAGATTGATCTCGATGCACCCTTGGTCAGATATATAACCGACTTCAAGATGAAGGACGAGCGGTACAAGCAGATTACACCGCGCATGCTGTTGAACCATTCCTCCGGCCTGCAGGGCTCCAGCCTCGGCAGCTCCTTCCTGTTCGAGGACAATGACACCTATGCGCATGATACCTTGCTGAAGCAATTATCCTCCCAGAGCCTGAAGGCAGATCCGGGAGCGTTCTCGGTCTACTGCAACGACGGATTCACGCTGGCCGAGATTTTGGTAGAGAGAGTCAGCGGCATGGACTTCACTGCATTTATTCATAAATATTTTACCGAACCATTGCAGATGACCCATACGAAGACATCACAGGACGAATTGGAAGCAAGCAAGATGGCCGGGCTTTATTCCCCTGTGTACCAGGGACAGCTTCCGAATGAAACCGTAAATGTTATCGGGACAGGGGGAATTTACTCCACGGCAGAAGATCTGGCGCGATTCTCGCAACTATTTACGGGCCAGGCGGACGGTATCCTCTCTGACAAGGCGGTACAGGCGATGGCACAGGAGGAATACAAGAATGGCCTGTGGCCGGGAGATGCGGATAATGTCTTCAACTACGGTCTCGGCTGGGACAGCGTGAAGCTGTTCCCGTTCAACGAATACGGAATGAAGGGCTTGGCCAAAGGCGGGGACACGATACTGTATCACGCTTCCCTCGTCGTGCTTCCGGAGCAGAAGATGGCGGCAGCGGTGCTGTCCTCCGGCGGTTCCAGCATGACGAACGAGCTGCTGGCGAACGAATTGCTGCTGCAAGCGCTGAAGGAGAAGGGCGCAATTAAAGACATCAAGCCGGAGAAATCCTTCGGCAAGCCGGTTAAGGCGGAGATGCCCGCAGAGGTGGCGAAGCATGCAGGCTATTACGGCACCTTAGGCCAGCATATCCAGATTGAGATCAAAAAGGACGGAGAGCTGTTCTTGCCATTTACCTTTATGTTGGACAATTCGAAGGAAAAATATGTGTATACAGCGGATGGAAGCTTCGTCAATGAAAACGGAACGTCCAAGGTCAGCTTCGTAACCGAGAAGAATGGACGCACCTACTTGTGGTTGAGCGAATATGTGATGATGCCGGGACTGGGGCAGCTTGCCATATCCCATTATGCGGCCGAGAAGCTGGAAGACAATGAACTGCCGAAGGAGACGGCCAATGCATGGGCAAAGCGGGAAGGCATTACGTTCTATCCCGTGAACGAGAAGTATACTTCCCTCATGTATCTCACTATGCAGCCGACGGTACAGATTACCCGCACTGACGAGCTGCCAGGCTATCTGGGGGACAAAAAAATTACAGGTCCGAACACGGCGGCGAGCCAGCTTCAAATCCCGGGAATGGCAGGCCGGGATATGGCGGAAGCCCGCTTCTTTACGCAGGATGGCGTCGAATATATGGAAGGAACCGGAAGATTATATGTGAGCGGGGCGAAGGTAAAGCCGCTGTACGCGGGCAAAGAATCCAAGCTCACGCTGCAAGCGAACGGGCATGCCAAATGGTTCACGGTTCCGAAAGCGGCCGCAGGCAAGACGATGACCGTCGCGCTGCCGAAGAAGGGCGCGTTCGCGGTCTATGACGAACAAGGCCTATGCGTGAATTTCACGGTCGTCAGCGGCAATAACGAAGTGACGCTGCCGGAGAACGGCACGATCGTATTCGCTGGCGCGCCGGGCTCGGAATTCGGCATTTCCTTGAAATAG
- a CDS encoding serine hydrolase domain-containing protein, giving the protein MKKRLSWVLAAAVALSMIAPSAAMASPSSSSSVAAASQGLEKIAAEKAALLTESYGTISVQYALIDNGKITVSGQTGMNDMEGKKPLTKDTVYGIGSTSKVFTAAAVMKLADEGKIDLDAPLVRYITDFTMKDDRHKQITPRMLLNHSSGLQGSSLGSAFLFEDNDSYAHDTLLKQLSGQSLKADPGAFSVYCNDGFTLAEILVERVSGMDFTAFLHKYFTEPMHLTHTKTPQDEVDGSQLAALYYPVYQGQLPYESANVIGTGGMYSTAEDLVRFAQIFTGEADGILSDQAVRAMAQEEYKKGLWPEDTDSMINYGLGWDSVKLFPFDEYGIQGLAKGGDAMLYHSILVVLPEKKMAAAVLSSGGSSSTNQMLATELLLHALKEKGAIKEIKPEKSFGKPIKAKIPAEVEKLAGYYGFLGRQIQVEISKSGELSLPMAFLIDNSQEHYVYTADGSFVNEDGSSKVSFVTGKNGRTYLWLRDYMSLPGLGQLALSHYAAEKLTDNPLPKKTADAWAKRDGKAYYLVNEKYTSIIYLLMQPTLRINRAIDLPGYLGDKKITGPNTAETQLHIPTVGGRDTAEFRFFKQDGVEYMEGAGSLYVSGAKVKPLYAGKESKVTLQANGHAKWFTVPKSAAGKTMTVALPKKGAFAIYDEQGLCVNFTVVSGNNEVTLPENGTIVFAGAPGSEFGIALK; this is encoded by the coding sequence ATGAAGAAAAGGCTCTCTTGGGTACTGGCCGCAGCGGTTGCGCTGTCGATGATCGCGCCGTCGGCGGCGATGGCATCCCCGTCAAGCAGCAGTTCTGTCGCGGCTGCCAGTCAGGGATTGGAGAAGATTGCGGCCGAGAAGGCGGCGCTGCTCACCGAATCGTACGGGACGATCAGCGTGCAATATGCGCTGATTGACAACGGCAAAATTACGGTGTCCGGACAGACCGGCATGAACGATATGGAAGGGAAGAAGCCGTTGACCAAGGATACGGTCTATGGCATCGGGTCAACGAGCAAAGTGTTCACGGCCGCTGCCGTCATGAAGCTGGCTGACGAGGGCAAGATCGATCTCGATGCGCCCCTGGTCCGCTACATAACCGATTTCACGATGAAGGACGATCGGCACAAGCAGATTACGCCGCGCATGCTGCTCAACCATTCCTCCGGCCTGCAGGGCTCCAGCCTCGGCAGTGCGTTCTTGTTCGAGGACAATGACAGCTATGCGCATGATACCTTGCTGAAGCAATTGTCCGGCCAGAGCTTGAAGGCCGACCCGGGAGCGTTCTCGGTCTACTGCAACGACGGATTCACGCTCGCGGAGATTTTGGTAGAGAGAGTCAGCGGCATGGATTTTACCGCATTTCTTCATAAATATTTTACCGAACCAATGCATCTGACCCATACGAAGACGCCCCAGGATGAAGTGGATGGAAGCCAGCTCGCCGCACTCTATTACCCCGTATACCAAGGGCAGCTTCCGTATGAATCCGCCAATGTGATCGGGACAGGGGGAATGTACTCCACGGCCGAAGATTTGGTCCGGTTTGCGCAAATCTTTACGGGAGAAGCGGATGGCATTCTCTCGGACCAGGCGGTGCGCGCCATGGCGCAGGAGGAGTACAAGAAGGGGCTGTGGCCGGAAGATACGGACAGCATGATCAACTACGGTCTGGGCTGGGACAGCGTGAAGCTGTTCCCGTTCGATGAATACGGAATACAGGGCTTGGCCAAGGGCGGGGATGCGATGCTGTACCACTCTATCCTCGTGGTGCTTCCAGAGAAGAAGATGGCGGCAGCGGTGCTGTCTTCCGGCGGTTCAAGTTCAACCAACCAGATGCTGGCGACTGAATTGCTGCTTCATGCGTTGAAGGAGAAAGGGGCCATCAAAGAGATCAAGCCGGAAAAGTCCTTCGGCAAGCCGATCAAAGCCAAGATACCTGCGGAAGTGGAGAAGCTGGCAGGCTATTACGGTTTCCTGGGCCGGCAGATTCAGGTGGAGATTAGCAAAAGCGGAGAACTGTCCTTGCCGATGGCCTTTCTAATCGACAATTCGCAGGAGCACTATGTATATACGGCGGACGGGAGCTTCGTGAACGAAGACGGCAGCTCGAAGGTCAGCTTCGTGACCGGGAAGAACGGACGCACCTACTTGTGGTTAAGAGATTATATGTCGCTGCCGGGATTGGGACAGCTTGCCTTGTCCCATTATGCGGCGGAAAAGCTGACAGACAATCCGCTGCCGAAGAAGACTGCGGACGCATGGGCGAAGCGGGACGGGAAAGCGTACTATCTCGTGAATGAAAAATATACATCTATCATTTATCTTTTGATGCAGCCGACGCTTCGGATCAACCGCGCAATTGATCTGCCGGGCTATCTGGGAGATAAAAAAATCACGGGCCCGAACACGGCGGAAACCCAGCTTCACATTCCGACTGTCGGAGGCCGCGATACGGCGGAATTCCGCTTCTTCAAGCAGGATGGCGTCGAATATATGGAAGGAGCCGGAAGCTTGTATGTAAGCGGGGCGAAGGTAAAGCCGCTCTACGCGGGCAAGGAATCCAAGGTCACGCTGCAAGCCAACGGGCATGCCAAATGGTTCACGGTTCCTAAGTCAGCCGCAGGCAAGACGATGACCGTCGCGCTGCCGAAAAAGGGCGCGTTCGCGATCTATGACGAGCAGGGCCTATGCGTGAACTTCACGGTCGTCAGCGGCAATAACGAAGTGACGCTGCCGGAGAACGGCACGATCGTATTCGCTGGCGCGCCCGGCTCGGAATTCGGCATCGCCTTGAAATAA
- a CDS encoding DUF1450 domain-containing protein, which translates to MNNMGFVIVEICANNGINSDALEEFEAENPDIAVLRMECLSLCGLCARQPYALVNGKRVTARSVNECLDRVKEKIAAELDEYAEEDLYEE; encoded by the coding sequence ATGAACAATATGGGCTTCGTCATCGTGGAAATCTGCGCCAATAACGGCATCAACTCCGACGCTCTGGAGGAGTTCGAAGCGGAAAACCCGGACATTGCCGTCCTCCGCATGGAATGTCTGTCGCTGTGCGGCCTGTGCGCCCGGCAGCCTTATGCGCTCGTCAATGGCAAGCGCGTCACGGCGCGTTCCGTGAACGAATGTCTTGACCGCGTGAAGGAGAAAATCGCGGCAGAACTGGATGAATATGCGGAGGAAGATCTGTACGAAGAATAA
- a CDS encoding helix-turn-helix transcriptional regulator, translating into MMDNAPLSTREKIMNMLKTDGELSAKAMSEQLGITLMAVRRHLNTLERDHLIESDTVRQPMGRPMSVYRLTPGADDYFPKKYHAVALELLAELAHDSGEDKVNRLFDLRQRSLYDQYESRLRGKELADKVALLSDIQNESGYMAEWDKISENEFVLTEYNCPIARIANQYNHACACELRLFADLLGAEVERTSCLASGDRKCVYRIQAADGGIRSAKGGTS; encoded by the coding sequence ATGATGGATAACGCGCCGCTGTCGACGCGCGAGAAAATCATGAACATGCTGAAGACGGATGGCGAGCTGAGCGCCAAAGCGATGAGCGAGCAGTTGGGAATCACCTTGATGGCTGTGCGCCGGCATCTGAATACGCTGGAGCGCGATCATCTGATCGAATCCGACACCGTCCGCCAGCCGATGGGACGTCCGATGTCCGTCTATCGTTTAACTCCAGGCGCCGATGATTATTTTCCGAAGAAGTATCATGCCGTAGCCCTGGAACTCCTGGCCGAGCTCGCTCACGATTCCGGAGAAGACAAAGTGAACCGCCTGTTCGATCTCCGGCAGCGCTCCTTATACGATCAATACGAGTCCCGCCTGCGCGGGAAGGAACTGGCGGATAAGGTCGCGCTGCTGTCGGATATTCAGAATGAGAGCGGCTATATGGCCGAATGGGATAAAATAAGCGAGAACGAGTTCGTCTTGACCGAATATAATTGCCCGATTGCCCGGATTGCGAATCAGTATAACCACGCCTGCGCTTGCGAGCTGCGGCTGTTCGCAGACTTGCTCGGCGCGGAAGTGGAACGGACATCCTGCCTGGCCAGCGGAGACAGGAAGTGCGTCTACCGCATCCAGGCGGCCGATGGCGGAATCCGGTCAGCCAAGGGGGGAACATCATGA
- a CDS encoding rhodanese-related sulfurtransferase, which produces MKDYRVLLFYKYVAIPDAEAFAAEHLQYCKDLGIKGRILIASEGINGTLSGTVEQTERYMADMHSHPLFEDLFFKVDDSDGHAFKKLFVRHKKELVTLRYDQKLDPNTDGGGRLSPVEFQQYLQRDDVIVLDGRSGYEYDLGHFRNAIRPDLDSFREFPGWLRDNMEQHKDKTILTYCTGGIRCEMLTAVMRKEGFEDVYQLDGGIVTYGKDPVTQGRLFDGSCYVFDERISVPINHTDENVVVGTCYHCGQPSENYINCADDTCHRQHLCCDACQAEYEGYCSEECRQHDSASPAAAR; this is translated from the coding sequence ATGAAAGACTATCGAGTGCTTCTTTTTTATAAATATGTTGCGATTCCCGACGCGGAAGCCTTTGCGGCCGAACATCTGCAATATTGCAAGGATCTTGGCATCAAGGGACGCATTTTGATTGCCAGCGAAGGGATCAACGGCACGCTGTCCGGAACGGTGGAACAGACTGAACGGTATATGGCGGATATGCACAGCCATCCCCTGTTCGAGGATCTCTTCTTCAAGGTCGACGACAGCGACGGGCATGCCTTCAAAAAACTGTTCGTACGCCACAAAAAGGAACTGGTCACGCTTCGCTACGATCAGAAGCTTGACCCGAACACGGATGGCGGCGGACGGCTCAGTCCGGTCGAGTTCCAGCAATATTTGCAGCGTGACGATGTCATCGTGCTGGACGGGCGAAGCGGCTATGAGTATGATCTGGGCCATTTCCGGAACGCCATCCGTCCGGATCTGGACAGCTTCCGGGAATTCCCCGGCTGGCTTCGGGACAATATGGAGCAGCATAAAGACAAGACCATCCTTACGTACTGCACGGGGGGAATCCGGTGCGAGATGCTGACCGCCGTCATGCGCAAGGAAGGCTTCGAGGATGTATATCAATTGGACGGCGGCATCGTGACATACGGCAAAGACCCGGTTACGCAAGGCCGGCTGTTCGATGGCAGCTGCTATGTGTTCGACGAACGGATCTCGGTTCCGATCAACCATACGGACGAGAACGTCGTCGTGGGCACCTGCTATCACTGCGGCCAGCCGAGCGAAAATTATATCAACTGCGCGGATGATACCTGCCATCGCCAGCACCTGTGCTGCGATGCGTGCCAAGCCGAGTACGAAGGGTATTGCTCCGAGGAATGCCGGCAGCATGACTCGGCCTCCCCGGCAGCAGCCCGTTAA